In a genomic window of Oncorhynchus keta strain PuntledgeMale-10-30-2019 chromosome 26, Oket_V2, whole genome shotgun sequence:
- the kbtbd13b gene encoding kelch repeat and BTB domain-containing protein 13, translating into MSNNEAMEWNSCDHAVSERDLPYRVPGHDLGIAKLKLIVEGSVFTEERDFLVKSCEYFQALYRSGMKECWQEEIHLKGLCARGFWIALVVLRGKRPILDADEIVEAIECAAFLQVEPLAKHLTDLIDSDNCLLMYHTAATFGLMTLYHAAALFIRNMYHDLEVEVRKSLPTELVAYVESLVPSAFVAVGAHSTCGVDETIHAGNRTLCYLDDEGKNWKVLTDLPLEASTSMAGLTVLDNKLYIVGGIQVQGGRKYAVDTCFCYSVEVDQWTMIASPKQSRYNFSLVGLDGCLYAIGGEYERTIMSSVETYEVATGRWSFVAHLPRPVTGAACTKGMGRIFVCLWKPMETTEIYEYLPRTDQWLLVSTLIRHQSYGHAMVAHRDNLYVMRNGPQDDFLRCMMDCYNLTTGQWTALPGHFANSKGSLFTAVVRGDSAYTLNRTMTLEYAIEGKTWKPRNQMKGFPRSGSLWTFFLRLPKGRRGSILNGIPDGYGQC; encoded by the coding sequence ATGTCTAACAATGAGGCTATGGAATGGAACAGCTGTGATCATGCAGTGAGCGAAAGGGATTTGCCATACCGGGTCCCAGGACATGATTTAGGGATAGCCAAGTTAAAGTTAATAGTGGAGGGTTCTGTTTTTACAGAAGAGAGAGATTTCCTGGTCAAGAGCTGCGAGTATTTCCAAGCTCTCTACCGTTCAGGGATGAAAGAATGCTGGCAGGAGGAAATCCACTTGAAGGGTTTGTGTGCTCGAGGATTCTGGATCGCACTGGTGGTTTTACGAGGCAAGAGACCTATCCTGGATGCCGATGAAATCGTGGAGGCCATAGAATGCGCTGCCTTCCTGCAGGTGGAGCCTCTTGCCAAACATCTCACGGACCTGATCGACTCTGATAACTGTTTGCTAATGTATCACACCGCAGCAACCTTTGGCCTAATGACCCTCTACCATGCTGCTGCGCTGTTTATCCGGAACATGTACCATGACTTAGAGGTCGAAGTCAGGAAAAGCTTACCGACAGAACTTGTTGCGTATGTAGAGTCATTGGTTCCTAGCGCGTTTGTAGCAGTTGGAGCCCACTCGACTTGTGGTGTGGATGAAACCATCCACGCTGGCAACAGGACTTTGTGCTACCTGGACGATGAGGGGAAAAACTGGAAGGTCCTCACAGACCTACCCCTAGAGGCCAGTACCTCTATGGCCGGACTGACCGTTCTGGACAACAAGCTGTATATCGTGGGAGGGATACAGGTGCAGGGTGGCCGCAAGTACGCTGTGGACACCTGCTTCTGCTACAGTGTGGAGGTTGACCAGTGGACCATGATAGCCAGTCCAAAACAGTCACGGTACAACTTCTCTCTCGTGGGACTGGATGGATGTCTTTATGCCATTGGGGGCGAGTACGAGCGAACAATCATGTCATCAGTGGAAACTTATGAAGTTGCGACTGGAAGGTGGTCATTTGTGGCACATTTGCCTCGACCAGTCACCGGAGCAGCGTGCACCAAGGGCATGGGCCGGATATTTGTGTGCTTGTGGAAGCCCATGGAGACCACCGAAATCTATGAATACCTGCCCAGGACAGACCAGTGGTTGCTTGTCAGCACTTTGATAAGGCATCAGAGCTACGGCCACGCCATGGTGGCTCACCGGGATAACCTGTATGTCATGCGTAACGGGCCACAAGATGACTTCCTGAGATGCATGATGGACTGCTACAACCTCACCACAGGCCAGTGGACAGCCTTGCCAGGGCACTTTGCCAATAGCAAAGGCTCCCTGTTCACAGCCGTGGTGAGAGGCGACTCGGCTTACACGCTGAACCGAACCATGACTCTGGAGTACGCTATTGAGGGGAAAACGTGGAAGCCCAGGAACCAGATGAAGGGTTTCCCAAGAAGTGGCTCCTTGTGGACATTTTTTCTTAGGCTGCCCAAGGGACGCAGAGGGTCCATATTGAATGGCATCCCAGATGGATATGGACAATGTTGA